One window of the Piliocolobus tephrosceles isolate RC106 chromosome 17, ASM277652v3, whole genome shotgun sequence genome contains the following:
- the NUPR1 gene encoding nuclear protein 1 isoform X2 yields the protein MATFPPATSAPQQPPGPEDEDPSLDESDLYSLAHSYLGGGGRKGRTKREAAANTNRPSPGGHERKLVTKLQNSERKKRGARR from the exons ATGGCCACCTTCCCACCAGCAACCAGCGCCCCCCAGCAGCCCCCAGGCCCAGAGGACGAGGACCCCAGCCTGGATGAATCTGACCTCTACAGCCTGGCGCATTCCTACCTGG GAGGTGGAGGCCGGAAAGGTCGCACCAAGAGAGAAGCTGCTGCCAACACCAACCGCCCCAGCCCTGGCGGGCACGAGAGGAAACTGGTGACCAAGCTGCAGAATTCAGAGAGGAAGAAGCGAGGGGCACGACGCTGA
- the NUPR1 gene encoding nuclear protein 1 isoform X1 → MATFPPATSAPQQPPGPEDEDPSLDESDLYSLAHSYLGPLIVPLPTSPLTPALVTGGGGRKGRTKREAAANTNRPSPGGHERKLVTKLQNSERKKRGARR, encoded by the exons ATGGCCACCTTCCCACCAGCAACCAGCGCCCCCCAGCAGCCCCCAGGCCCAGAGGACGAGGACCCCAGCCTGGATGAATCTGACCTCTACAGCCTGGCGCATTCCTACCTGG GGCCTCTCATCGTGCCTTTGCCCACTTCACCTCTGACTCCTGCCTTGGTTACAGGAGGTGGAGGCCGGAAAGGTCGCACCAAGAGAGAAGCTGCTGCCAACACCAACCGCCCCAGCCCTGGCGGGCACGAGAGGAAACTGGTGACCAAGCTGCAGAATTCAGAGAGGAAGAAGCGAGGGGCACGACGCTGA